The Oncorhynchus nerka isolate Pitt River linkage group LG15, Oner_Uvic_2.0, whole genome shotgun sequence genome contains the following window.
ACACCGACCTCCTGTAACAGAGACAAAGGGCCATTGAAGTCAATGAAAAACAGCTTCCCAATTCACTTCCAGTGGGAAAATGCCATTAGAATATAAGGTTGAACAATTCCCGCAAAACATTCCTGAAATTCTGGAAAAGCTAGGAATTTTGGGACCGTTTCcggattttaaaaatatttttgaaaCCCTATTTGGATTCTGTATGGGCCTGAAAGACTCACGTTCTCTGATATACACGGTCCCTTAGCGTTGAGGGAGACACAGGGCCCGATGGCCCCCGATACCTTAAGCTCCCTGGACGTGCTGACTTCCAGCGTGCCTCCGAAGGCCATGCGGAACTCTCCGTTGTGGTCCTTACTGAACACCCTCTGGAAGGTCTGCTTGAACAGAGAGGTGTTGAAGGAGTCGCCCATCGCTATGTGACCTCTGAGAGGACGGAAACCGGGAGGGAAAAAAAACATGAATATTCAGCAGCATAATTCGAATATAAATACAAGACGAAAAGTCAATGAGCTAGTGAGGATGAAGTCTCTGGAAAAGTCAATGAGCTAGTGAGGATGAAGTCTCTGGAAAAGTCAATGAGCTAGTGAGGATGAAGTCTCTGGAAAAGTCAATGAGCTAGTGAGGATGAAGTCTCTGGAAAAGTCAATGAGCTAGTGAGGATGAAGTCTCTGGAAAAGTCAATGAGCTAGTGAGGATGAAGTCTCTGGAAAAGTCAATGAGCTAGTGAGGATGAAGTCTCTGGAAAAGTCAATGAGCTAGTGAGGATGAAGTCTCTGGAAAAGTCAATGAGCTAGTGAGGATGAAGTCTCTGGAAAAGTCAATGAGCTAGTGAGGATGAAGTCTCTGGAAAAGTCAATGAGCTAGTGAGGATGAAGTCTCTGGAAAAGTCATTCTATCGAATGTAGAGGAATTGTACAAAAGGTATTTCTTATTCAGATCAAATAAAAGCTTCAGTAGACAGTTCTCAAATCACCAGGGACATGAGGGATTCAGCACAACTAGGGGAATCAGGTGAAGACAGGATACAGGTCAGGCGTACGTCGTCTGAGACTGGTACTAACCCAGTGAGGTTGGATAAACATTTCATCTCTAGAAGTCCGGTCTGATCCAAGGCACAGGCGTAGATGTCAATACTGTGGCCGTTCACTGCCGCACGGTTCGCCAAGGCGTCGTAGTACTGAGTAAAACAAAACAAGGGAACCGTTTGCAACATATACAAACAGTGCTGGGTAGCACCTTGAGAACTCTTTGGAGCATCGGTGTCCATGAACATACCTCAACagaagaggtatggagagagagaagagagcgcaAACTTGAGCGAAATATTTGACACATCGCGAGAGCTTGACGTGAGTGAAAGAAAATAATTAAGCTAAACTACATTAAGACAAAAATGGCTTAAGTTGTTTCATCCATCTTAGCTCTAAAAACTAGCGTAGTCTTAAAGATGGAATCCGCAGTGGAGGGAAGCCACTAGCCGCCACAACAccattgttattgtttttgttgccGCGCTAAGGAGTGTCGCACAGCATGGTAAAACAAAAttgcaccagtggaggctgcaaaggggaggacggctcataataatgtctggaatagagagaagggaatggcatcaaacacatggaaaccatttgttgatgtatttgataccattctacCTATAAagttccagccattaccacgagcccgtcctccccaattaaggtgccaccaacctcctgtgaattGCACCACGTATTGTGTTCTATCGTGCGTGCAATGACATCCGAGAAAAATACGTGTtcgttgtttccagtaacttctgttgttgttgtaatatcacaAAAGGATCTGGCAGTTCCACCAAtgaaggattccagctttaactCTAAAAACAAGCCCACTAAGGACAAACAGCGACAAAACAACAACTTGTACAAGATATAACCAACCCACATACAACTTCTCTTTTTCACAGTGTCCATATACAACATGGACAATAAAACTTCCATTCTGCGCTATCCATTCTACGCTATCCATTCTGCGCTATCCATTCTGCGCTATCCATTCTGCGCTATCCATTCTACGCTATCCATTCTGCGCTATCCATTCTGCGCTATCCATTCTGCGCTATCCATTCTACGCTATCCATTCTACGCTATCCATTCTACGCTATCCATTCTACGCTATCCATTCTGCGCTATCCATTCTGCGCTATCCATTCTGCGCTATCCATTCTGCGCTATCCATTCTACGCTATCCATTCTACGCTATCCATTCTACGCTATCCATTCTACGCTATCCATTCTACGCTATCCATTCTACGCTATCCATTCTGCGCTATCCATTCTACGCTATCCATTCTGCGCTATCCATTCTGCGCTATCCATTCTGCGCTATCCATTCTGCGCTATCCATTCTGCGCTATCCATTCTGCGCTATCCATTCTGCGCTATCCATTCTACGCTATCCATTCTGCGCTATCCATTCTGCGCTATCCATTCTACGCTATCCATTCTGCGCTATCCATTCTGCGCTATCCATTCTACGCTATCCATTCTACGCTATCCATTCTACGCTATCCATTCTACGCTATCCATTCTACGCTATCCATTCTACGCTATCCATTTTTACGCTATCCATTCTGCGCTATCCATTCTGCGCTATCCATTCTACGCTATCCATTCTACGCTATCCATTCTGCGCTATCCATTCTACGCTATCCATTCTACGCTATCCATTCTACGCTATCCATTCTACGCTATCCATTCTACGCTATCCATTCTGCGCTATCCATTCTACGCTATCCATTCTACGCTATCCATTCTACGCTATCCATTCTACGCTATCCATTCTGCGCTATCCATTCTGCGCTATCCATTCTGCGCTATCCATTCTGCGCTATCCATTCTACGCTATCCATTCTACGCTATCCAGTCTGTTATTCTTGGACTGACCTTGGTGGCTTTCTTCAGATGCCGTGCGTTGTCCTTGGTGATATCATGCCAGGAGCGGATGGGGGTCTTGAGTTCGTCTCCCACCACCATTCCGGGGCCCTGGGTGGGGGGTCCGCCCATGAACATCATCACACGGGCCCCTGTGTTGGGAAACGTACCCTGGGGGTGGAAAGACGGTGGCTATGGTCAGTATGGTCaagatttgatttatttatttgattaatTCAGCCATAAATATGACATTTCTAACTGAGATGTGACTGCCAACACAGAAGCTGCCATTAGGTTATTGAGGTCTGATTTAACTGTAGTCTGATATAACTCAATGTATTGGGAATCTCCAGGTGAACAATAACGACAGCAATCTAAATCCCGTCGGTTTTAGAAGATGGAACAGGGAGACACCTCCAGAACAGAAGCAGAGAAAATGTCTTTCTGTAACCCAACCATTCTAATCTCACAGCACCAATGTTCTGTAAAAACCCGCCGAGAGGCTTGTAGGAAGTCACAACCTCAGCCGCTACGGAATCACAGTGTCACAGAACACATTAACAATCAGTGTCCTGTGTCCTTGTACCTCCAGTCTGGCATCACCATCAACAGATATGACAACGATCCAGAACATTCACTATCAAGTCTAGTGACCGCCAACCCGTACACAAATGACCGTCCCAAACAGAAACACGACATGAAGGGAAAACATATGTCAATTACTCTTCACTAAATTATTTCCCCCATTACAGTGACATCCCAAGTGATTTGACTGTGAAATTGTATGCAAATGCACCCTCAGGCACCGTAAGGATTCACCAAACTACCGATATGCCTTCAAGAAACTCATTCCTATTAAGTAACCATACAGACCAGGACCCGGTTTCCAAACAGCACCTTATCTTATCTCTAATCATGACATTATCAGTAGACATCAGcaccagaggaccggacagcaggGAACACAGCTGTTCTTACATGTACCTACAGCATGTTAGTTTTGTtactggagagaggaagagagtatagtggagagagagagaaataaggcaAAAAGAaagaagcgtgtgtgtgtgtgaagtgtgtgtgtgtgtgtgtgtgagagagagagtgagagagaagaagtTTGTCAAAGGTTAGTGGAAACCTGTGACATGTCAGAGAGGGTAAGGTTCAGTTTAGTTTTGAAGGGCAGTTGTCTATGTTGACGACATAGAATCAGGTTATTGGTACACCGCACAAAATGtgtacatagtgtgtgtgtgtgtaagtgtgtgtgtgtgtaagtgtgtgtgtgtgtgtgtgtatgcacgctTATGTAACTGttattacctccagcaggcccaCGGCGATGGACAGTGCTATTCCAGTAGACCGCAGTGGTCTCTTCCCCTGTGGTACAGGCCAGGGATCTCTCTGCAACTCTCCCAACAGGTCTGTCAGGTTCATGTCTACCTTATGGACCGGCTGCAGGAACCGACAGGTGACGGCTGGATCCTGAGGGGCCGCGGGACGACCTTGAGGCACAGATGCCGATGGGTTCGTCAGGCCTAGCATCtcctgaaagagagaaagagagctatgAGTTCTCATGGACTTTCAACAATGGTATTGTGGAATATTGCATGGCAGCCTAAGACTTTATCTTGGCCTGACCAGTCTCTTGACTGTATTCTATATAGGCCTAACGCTCTGACTGTACACAATATCATATACAACACTGTATTTCAAAGTACCTCTGACAATGTTTTTGAATATTACATGACAGACTAAGGGGAATGTTCCCTGTCGGCTGTATAGGACTAGCGCTCTGTTTCTGGGTGGTAGGACCCTAGGGCTTTTAATCTGTATGAAACACTACCCCTGCAGTGGCATAGACCCATTATTTGTCATTCAGAACCATCCCAAAGAGCCAATCATATCTTCTTATCCTATCTTGTGACACCTGGCTGTCTTTGACCTGTATCTTGTCCCCATTTTACTGTTTTATTGTCATTTAATTTCCAATTGATACAAGGACACCTAGACATGCTCATATGACAAACGACCACAAAGATCCTATTCTATTTCTATGGACAAAGCAGACTTTGACCTAGATCAGAGGTCTCAAACATACGGCCCTCGGGCCAAATGCGGTCCGTGAAATATTTAATGCGGCCCGCGGTTGTCGTCATATTACAGTCATCTTAGTACAACTAATCCAGATCTTTTCCCAAAACTAATGAATACATCTTCAAGACTACTTGCCTTCCCGTATGTAACAGTTACTGACTGACCTGGATCTGTTTGGAGGAAAGCTCCTTGGTTCCTCTGAACACGTAGCTCTTTGCAATGCCCTCGCAGCTCAGCTCGTGGACCTGCACCATGCGTCCGAAGGTGATGAGGCCGACCAGGGCGTTGGGGggcagcagggacagggacatCTGCAGGGACTCCTTCAGGGCCTGCAGATCCTCCTCCTCCAGACACGTGTCCACCACGTACAAGAAGATGAGGGGGTTCGGGGGGCCGCGCTACATTGGTGGCAGAGACGGGATTGGAGATGTTATTTCACAGAAACAAAGTGCTGAGGTCTTTAGTTTTGAGTTGACATGGTTATTCTATGTTGCAGTGTTTTGAGTTCTTGGGATGGTGTCACATGACATGTGATACACTTTGAGGTCAGGTGACTTTTGTAACCCGATGTCACTTTGTAAATTGACAACGTCCATTACAATTAACAGCAAAGACAAAGAATGTCTAAAGAAATGCTCAACTTAAAAGTGATGGTAATGTCATGTGGTGTGCACATTTTCCAGTACATTCTTTGTGGCTGGTAACTCAACTTGAGGATTAAAGAAACATTCATATTTGATGAAGCAATTCTGTGGGTTGAGACGCACAAAACTACAAAGCCAGGCGCGTGAACAGAACATAATGTCTATGTGCAAAGTTCAGAGTTCAGTGATCTCTATGTAGAACTGTACGTGTTTACCTGCACTATGTACTCAATGGTTGAGAACTGTGGCATGAGCTCAGCCGGCTGGTTTACGTCCGATATGCCGGCGTATGACGGGGGGAACTGTGAAGGAGAGAACGAGAAGACAAAAGTGGTTAGCTTCACCTGCTAAAGGAATGTAGACAGGCCACTTTAAAGATATTCCTACTACCACCAGCTGTGTTCCTTTGTGGAATATGACTAGTATAAACACAGGAATGTATGTAGTCCGCCTACAGATATGACTATTATTATAGGTCTAAATGGTACATTATGCGCCTCGGTATTCTATGGTGGAATAGTGTTTGGTCGGACAGCTCAGTATAGTCCATTGTGGTGTACTCACTGGGTTTCTTTGGAAGCAGAAGTTGCACGCCCATATTTTGGCTCTGTAGTCAACTTGGctacaaagggggggggggaaagACAGAGCTACTTGGATACAGTGTACAGCAGTCAAACAAACCTGTCACCTAGCCTGAGGCTTTCCCTGAGTGATTGTAGCTACACCTAAGCATTCCTAAAGATATTAAAAACTTAGTTGGTGATCCCTTTCTTCTCCTACTCTTCCCTTCACCCGAGACGTAAGTTCTCAGAAGGATAAAAAGCTGAAGTTGAAAACAAAGAGATGCCAGGTAAGTCGTTGGACATAGCTTAGCTTCTAGCTAAGTGCTTGTAAAAACGTCAACAAGCAACAATTAAAAACACTCACTCAGCCTAAAACAACAACATTCACCTCCATACTCACCATAGCGGGTTTAGTACAGCCTTGCAGTTGGCCCTGCTACAGAGGACCGGTTCGTACTGCACCGGTGGCAGGTCTGGCCTCTCCTTGAGTGGGGTgaagaggcaggagacaggcactACCAGCCGGGTAGCTTCCAGCCTGCTCGAGGGCCACAGGTTCCAGCTAAAACGCACGCCGTCCCGATCCTCATTCTGTTGGATAAACTCCTGGTATGTCGCCATGGCAACTTCAATGGGAAAGAAAGTGAAGAGATtcttaaataaaaggttaaataaagaaatagagagagaagttAGTCCGATAGCTAAACTAGCTCTAGCTAAGGGCAGGTAGTCGGTCGTAGCTTCTCCGAGAGCTGTTTGAGTCTGGAGTTCGGTGTGAACTACACTCACTTTTCAATCTTTCCATGGCTTTGTTCCAAGTTCATAGGTGGAGGCCTATGTGGAATATGGATGACGATGATGTTCGTCATCAAAACCTGCTTGGCATGTTTTGATACTTAAGAATCCCTGGGCTAATTTTGAATCCTACATAAATGTTGGTCACACCTATTTCAACTACGTAACATTTCAGTGACGAGTGAGACTTGGGTTTATAGGCCTCGATAGGTATGAACGGCAGGAACCAGATGTCTCAGATTTCTATAGCTTTGgaagtcctgtatatatatatatctgatctTATCTAGATTGTCTGATGATGGCATTGGAACGGCTGACATGAAAACAAAAGGGGACGTTTTGAGTTCAATGGAAAAGCATTAAAGCTGCAATTTGGTAAAAATACAGGCATGTCACATGATTGCACAAAACACAGGGTTATGGAATGTTATGGAAAAGACCACCACCACTTGAAGGTCTTCTGACACACTTATCAGGACAGAACTGTCTGTTCCAAACCATAGTTCACTTCAGCTATCTAATTCAGATATGAACCAAAATGAACGCgcacctctccactctctcattcAGGGGAACCCTCTGCATCAAACAGCTCTACCAGGTGATCGACAGCTGGCCTACAGGACCCTTCACTCGAAGTAGCATCGATCCATTGATTACACAACGGAGTGCTTACATGGACAGACTAAAAACTGTATCTTCTAGCTATGCTATATACTGGCCCATCTTAGCTATTACTGGCCATTACTAGGAACCAAATGATGATCATCTTGGCAACATTTAACTACAAGCATGTTGTAGTAGTTAAATGGTTAGACAGGTATCACAAATCACATTTTAGGATCTCGTCTCTGGTAGAGATGCCTTCCTGAAAGGAGGCGGATGCTAGTAGCAGCAACAAGCTAGTTAGCGACAGGTTCTAGTTGACGTTAGCTAGAAAAATCGAAATCTTAGGTAACGTAAGCTAACGTCAGTTAGCATTTAATCAAATTCCGGGAGTGTTTCTAATGTAAACTTGATATAAAACACGATCATGCAAGTTATATTAACGATACATGTTAACTAGGCTAGCCTTGCTAACGGACTAACCCAGCCTTTAGTCGGCTTTTTTTCTGGACGAACGCAAACAGAATGGCCTAGCTAGACACTTTTCATCAAATTGATGCAGGCAGATCAGACGGAGAACCATACCTTTTATACAGATCCGGTTGGAAATCCAGACGAAGGTAAATAAATATTATACTGTAATAAATCGGATCAGCATTTAGGTGACAAATACCGATGCGCAAACAGAATGAGAGAGCGAAGAACCTGAGGGGGCAACTCCCGGCCGGTGGTCCTCTACTTCAGTAGAATGACGTGTTACTACATTTTGCTGGCTCTCGTGTCCATGACGTGGAATACAAGCACGCACACGAGGATCATGGGAAATGATGTCCTGAATTTATTATAGGCCCATAAAAAAAGATGACGAAATGGTGTAGCCCATGGCTTTTGATCTGTAGATGGCGCTGGGTACCAAAGCATACCCATCACCCCCGCATCATTTGATGGagacacttggagagagagagagagagagagaggaggttatgCTAGTCACTGCAGTcacgctctctccctctattcacGCGCAGTGCACTTGCCTGGCGATGCTACAGCGGTTCCTCCTCCCTTATGTATTGGACTGTACAGCTACAAGAGGCGGGAGATGCGCATCAGCAACCCGCTACCCGCCGAAGCTCCCTTCACTTCAGGACGGAAGATACTAAATGTGGATGCATTCAGGTGCAAACTTGCATGAACTAAAAAATAGTCCATGCCGGGGTTCCGGGATGTTAGATAGCTGCACGTAGCCTTTTCTAGGGCTATATTTCACTGTTGGACGAGGGATTCGGCGGCGTCCTCAGCTGTTGCATTTGGGGGCTGAAGTGTCAGGCAACTATGCGATTTAATTTCGAACGGTAATTCCGGATCAGTTTGACTTGTGCGGCTGATGCGAGCGGAGGTTGACTGTCAGTGCCCTCTGAGTTGTATTTCAAGCCTGTTGTCGCCGGTATTCCCGACAACGGAACCGTAGGGATGGAAAAAGCTAGTCAGCCACAGCTTTCGCTGTCCATAACAAAGAGTGAAAGTCCAGCGGAGGACATCTCAAATATACAGGACGAGGACCTTCTCAAGTGGACCAAAGAGGATTTGGTGCGGCGGCTCCGGCGGTCTGAAACCGATAAAATGAGCGTGATACTGGACCACAGCAATCTGATCCGCGAGGTCAATCGCAGCCTCCAGCTACACTTGAACGAAATAAGAGGACTGAAGGTGAGGAATGGGCGCGCATGGCATTTCTAAAAGGATGAGATCATAGTTAACGGCGGGGAGGCCGCACTGGCGAACCTGAGCGCGGTCCACACGATGAAATGGAGGCAGGATGTATATAAGTTCATTTCATTTGACaagatctctctccctctacctgtgCATGTATCTGTGAGCGCGCATGAGCCTACCTGTGTGTGCATCCATCATCTTCCATCACAAAGCATAGTGAGAGGGCATCTGGGCTGAATGTCAAGCATCAtcattcttctctctttctcactcactcacctgtTGTCTTTAGTCTCCATCTCCTTTGCAAGAGGTTTGGTGTGTAGGCGTGTGGCGCAACCTTGATGCTTGCTCTTGGAATATCATCAACAAAATTCTACTAGGCTACAAGAGTAAAGCTATTTAACCCAGAATACTCattaaactccccaaatatatgaCTTCTCTCTCCCAAATCATATTTGGTGCAGTGTAACTAGCAATAATAATCCTGGCATAATCATATTATTTCTCCAAGCTACATAAACTTGATTTAACATCCTACTCCGATACTCTGGGATTCATTAAAATGAGATAGGAGCGACTGAGACGAAGCACATGGGGATGGAGGAAGGATCCTTGGCTGCTTCAGAGAGCAGGCCCAAAAGGCCCAGCCCGAAGCACCATGGTACCTAATTAAACTACACGTGCTGGAGGGTCTGAGGTGCATGTTATTATGGATAATTAGGGGAGGTGGAGAACTTTGGGCAAATATGCCGTCATGTTGCAAATGAGAGGGAGAGCGGCCTGTTCTGGCCTGGTGTTTTGCTTGCCCTCCCTCCCTGGCTCCCTCTCTCAGCTCACTCACAGCCTATTTGCCCTCCCTCCCTGGCTCCCTCTCTCAGCTCACTCACAGCCTATTTGCCCTCCCTCCCTGGCTCCCTCTCTCAGCTCACTCACGGCCTATTTGCCCTCCCTCCCTGgctccctctctcagcctatttgcCCTCACTCCCTGGCTCCCTCTCTCAGCTCACTCACAGCCTATTTGCCCTCTACCACTATTACATCCAACATTTTCACATCCATATTTATGTGATACAGAGGTTTATGAGCAGCTGATTTTCATTTTTATTTGACTCTGTCTTTGATTGACATGATATTAAAGTGAGGTTTCCTCGAATAAGAGATTTCTACCCCAGTAGGACCTAGATAAGAGGGAATGAATAAAATAGCACTAATGAACACttctcacctctctttctccactccactcctctcatcccctctcctctcctcaggacaTCAACCATAAACTGCAGGAGGACAACCAGGAGCTGAGGGACCTGTGTTGCTTCCTGGATGACGACCGTCAGAAGGGCAAGCGGGTGTCCAGGGAGTGGCAGCGACTGGGGCGCTACAGCGcctccatcatgaggaaggagGTGACGTTGTACCTTCAGAAGCTCAAGGAGCTGGAGTTGCGGCAGGACGAGGTGGTCCGGGAGAACCTGGATCTCAAAGAACTCTGTTTGTTACTCGACGAGG
Protein-coding sequences here:
- the sec23b gene encoding protein transport protein Sec23B, with translation MATYQEFIQQNEDRDGVRFSWNLWPSSRLEATRLVVPVSCLFTPLKERPDLPPVQYEPVLCSRANCKAVLNPLCQVDYRAKIWACNFCFQRNPFPPSYAGISDVNQPAELMPQFSTIEYIVQRGPPNPLIFLYVVDTCLEEEDLQALKESLQMSLSLLPPNALVGLITFGRMVQVHELSCEGIAKSYVFRGTKELSSKQIQEMLGLTNPSASVPQGRPAAPQDPAVTCRFLQPVHKVDMNLTDLLGELQRDPWPVPQGKRPLRSTGIALSIAVGLLEGTFPNTGARVMMFMGGPPTQGPGMVVGDELKTPIRSWHDITKDNARHLKKATKYYDALANRAAVNGHSIDIYACALDQTGLLEMKCLSNLTGGHIAMGDSFNTSLFKQTFQRVFSKDHNGEFRMAFGGTLEVSTSRELKVSGAIGPCVSLNAKGPCISENEVGVGGTTQWKICSLSPSTTLVLYFEVVNQHNAPIPQGGRGAVQFVTQYQHSNTQRRIRVTTVARNWADAQSQIQHIESSFDQEASAVIMARLGVFRAESEEGPDVLRWLDRQLIRLCQKFGQFNKDDPTSFKLSESLSLYPQFMFHLRRSPFLQVFNNSPDECSYYRHHFVCQNLTQSLIMIQPILYSYSFHGPPEPVLLDSGSILPDRILLMDTFFQLVIYHGETIAQWRKAGYQEQPEYENFKHLLVAPVDDAQEILQTRFPMPRYIDTEHGGSQARFLLSKVNPSQTHNNLYSWGQETGAPILTDDVSLQVFMDHLKKLAVSSAT